The Helianthus annuus cultivar XRQ/B chromosome 16, HanXRQr2.0-SUNRISE, whole genome shotgun sequence genome includes a window with the following:
- the LOC110917456 gene encoding kiwellin-1 has product MKRFHFIMLFILLAATSIQINAQTCKPSGGIRGRKPPPGQCNKENDSDCCVQGKFYTTYTCSPAVTSATKAKLTINSFQKGGDGGGPSECDNQYHSDDTPVVALSTGWYKGGDRCHKYITINGNGRSVKAMVVDECDSTMGCDADHDYQPPCPNNIVDASKAVWKALGVSQDNWGDLDITWSE; this is encoded by the coding sequence ATGAAGAGATTCCACTTTATTATGTTATTCATTCTCCTAGCGGCAACTTCTATTCAAATCAATGCTCAGACTTGCAAACCGAGTGGCGGCATCCGGGGAAGAAAACCACCTCCTGGACAATGCAACAAAGAGAATGACTCGGATTGTTGTGTCCAAGGTAAGTTCTACACCACGTATACATGCTCTCCTGCAGTGACAAGTGCTACTAAAGCAAAGCTTACCATAAACAGTTTCCAAAAGGGAGGTGATGGCGGTGGCCCGTCAGAGTGTGACAACCAATACCACTCCGATGACACGCCAGTTGTGGCATTATCAACTGGATGGTACAAGGGAGGGGATAGGTGCCATAAGTATATCACCATCAACGGAAACGGGAGGAGCGTGAAGGCGATGGTTGTGGATGAGTGTGACTCTACTATGGGGTGTGATGCAGATCATGACTATCAACCACCTTGCCCCAATAATATTGTTGATGCTTCAAAAGCTGTGTGGAAAGCCTTAGGGGTATCACAAGATAACTGGGGAGATTTGGATATTACTTGGTCAGAATAA